One part of the Quercus lobata isolate SW786 chromosome 7, ValleyOak3.0 Primary Assembly, whole genome shotgun sequence genome encodes these proteins:
- the LOC115951606 gene encoding protein FAR1-RELATED SEQUENCE 5-like produces MDANADLNPRVGMEFDTLEDAWEFWVKYGRQVGFDVRKHYINKSKNDGKVTSRGFVYAKQGIPGKEKEDMICTRNQDDTRTNCPVRLYVSLVQESGKFKVYDFVGEHNHTLHLSETIYMMRSQRKISEVHAGLIELASSSRIKPKAST; encoded by the coding sequence ATGGATGCCAATGCAGATTTGAATCCTAGAGTTGGTATGGAATTTGATACATTAGAAGATGCATGGgaattttgggtaaaatatgGAAGGCAAGTGGGCTTTGATGTTAGAAAACATTACATAAATAAAAGTAAGAATGATGGTAAGGTAACATCAAGGGGATTTGTATATGCAAAGCAGGGCATTCCaggtaaagaaaaagaagatatgaTTTGCACTCGTAACCAAGATGATACAAGGACTAATTGTCCTGTAAGGTTATATGTTTCATTAGTGCAAGAAAGTGGAAAGTTTAAAGTGTATGATTTTGTTGGAGAACATAATCACACTCTTCATCTATCAGAAACAATTTACATGATGAGATCTCAACGAAAAATTTCAGAAGTTCATGCGGGATTGATTGAGTTAGCATCCTCTTCTAGAATCAAGCCAAAAGCAAGCACATGA